The proteins below come from a single Chelmon rostratus isolate fCheRos1 chromosome 12, fCheRos1.pri, whole genome shotgun sequence genomic window:
- the LOC121615352 gene encoding ceramide synthase 2-like, translating to MEKAHYWYYMLELGFYGSLLLRISVDIKRKDFKEQVIHHLATIFLLSFSYCANYIRIGTLVMLLHDSSDILLESAKMFNYGTGWRRTCDTLFVVFAVVFLVTRLVIFPSKIIHTTLVLSMEVFEPFAGYYFFNVLLMVLQGLHIFWAGLILRMVYKFLKGKLEKDERSDEESEVEEEEDNKGGEENVDQGGDYCWEKSKDALNSKLCMLTNSCVLNNLSNHRASVADRMRKAQ from the exons ATGGAGAAAGCTCATTACTGGTACTACATGCTAGAGTTGGGTTTTTATGGCTCTTTGCTCCTCCGGATCTCTGTGGACATCAAGAGGAAG GATTTTAAAGAACAGGTGATCCACCATTTGGCCACCATCTTCCTGCTCAGCTTCTCCTACTGTGCCAACTACATTCGCATCGGCACCCTGGTGATGCTGCTTCACGACTCCTCCGACATCCTGCTCGAG TCTGCCAAGATGTTCAACTACGGCACCGGCTGGAGGAGAACGTGTGACacactgtttgttgtgtttgccgTGGTCTTCCTTGTGACTCGACTGGTGATTTTCCCGAGCAA AATCATCCATACCACCCTGGTGCTGTCCATGGAGGTGTTTGAACCTTTCGCCGGCTATTACTTTTTCAACGTCCTGCTGATGGTGCTGCAGGGTCTTCACATCTTCTGGGCTGGCTTGATCTTACGCATGGTCTATAAGTTCCTGAAAGGCAAG ctggaaaaagaTGAGCGCAGTGATGAAGAGAGTGAAgttgaggaggaagaggataataaaggaggagaggaaaatgtgGACCAGGGAGGAGATTACTGTTGGGAGAAAAGTAAAGACGCCCTGAACTCCAAACTGTGTATGCTGACCAACAGTTGTGTCCTAAATAACTTGAGTAACCACAGGGCATCTGTAGCTGACAGAATGCGCAAAGCTCAGTAA
- the LOC121615538 gene encoding cortexin-1, producing MSDTNYWVVDYELSSPAPPGFPRSPTVLQPTAGHPEQGTALCFVGLLVLLLLFLLVRCVRILLDPYSSMPASSWTDHKEGLDRGQFDYAVV from the coding sequence ATGAGCGACACAAACTACTGGGTCGTGGACTAtgagctctcctctcctgcaccGCCCGGGTTCCCCAGGAGCCCGACGGTGCTGCAGCCCACAGCAGGGCACCCCGAGCAGGGAACGGCCCTGTGTTTTGTTGGCCTCctcgtgctgctgctgctctttctcctcGTCCGCTGCGTGCGTATCCTGTTAGATCCCTACAGCAGCATGCCAGCATCATCGTGGACAGACCATAAGGAGGGACTGGACAGAGGACAGTTTGATTATGCAGTGGTGTAA